One genomic window of Verrucomicrobiota bacterium includes the following:
- a CDS encoding YicC/YloC family endoribonuclease has product MRSMTGFGRGEANTAKHRCTVEISSVNRKQKDVLLSLPRSLQALESELRTQVEASVGRGRVQVQCQVESLAESRPGSIRIDQEVARDYSTAYTQAASLLGDQAPLRAADLLRYAGVITVETEDWDPAEVREPLVQALTRALGAWDGMRSDEGGHLRRDLQERLTLLRKLVARLAEVAEEVPARYRQQLRKRLEEAGLPLDLDDERLLKEIALFAERSDISEEITRLESHFQQFDGFLASADPVGRQIDFLLQEIHREYNTIGSKANHAQIAQAVVAAKTEVEKIREQVQNVE; this is encoded by the coding sequence ATGAGAAGCATGACGGGATTCGGCCGCGGCGAGGCCAACACAGCCAAGCACCGCTGCACCGTCGAAATCTCCTCAGTCAATCGCAAGCAAAAGGACGTCCTCCTCAGCCTGCCTCGTTCCCTCCAAGCGCTCGAGAGCGAGCTTCGCACCCAAGTGGAAGCTTCCGTGGGTCGCGGGCGAGTCCAAGTCCAGTGCCAGGTCGAATCTTTGGCCGAAAGCCGGCCCGGGAGCATCCGGATCGATCAAGAGGTCGCTCGCGACTACTCAACCGCCTACACCCAAGCGGCCTCCCTCTTGGGGGATCAGGCCCCGCTGCGCGCAGCCGACCTTTTGCGCTACGCGGGCGTCATCACGGTAGAGACGGAGGACTGGGACCCCGCAGAAGTGCGCGAGCCTCTCGTTCAAGCCCTAACCCGGGCGCTGGGCGCTTGGGACGGCATGCGGAGCGACGAAGGAGGGCACTTGCGACGGGATTTGCAAGAGCGACTCACCCTTCTCAGAAAGCTGGTGGCCCGCCTAGCCGAAGTAGCCGAAGAGGTGCCGGCGCGCTACCGTCAGCAACTGCGAAAACGGCTCGAAGAGGCCGGACTCCCCTTGGACTTGGACGACGAGCGGCTCTTGAAAGAGATCGCTCTTTTCGCGGAACGCTCCGACATCTCTGAAGAGATCACTCGCCTTGAAAGCCACTTCCAACAGTTCGACGGCTTCCTCGCGAGCGCGGACCCGGTCGGCCGACAAATCGATTTCCTTCTGCAAGAGATCCATCGGGAGTACAACACCATCGGCAGCAAGGCCAACCACGCGCAAATCGCCCAAGCCGTCGTGGCCGCCAAAACCGAAGTGGAAAAGATCCGCGAACAAGTCCAGAACGTGGAATGA
- the gmk gene encoding guanylate kinase — translation MNPGTLERTHGLLVMVSGPSGSGKTTLCRRLRDEGGALYSTSCTTRPRRKGEVDGEDYHFLQPDTFQQMAADGALLEHAEVHGNFYGTLKQPILETVSEGGMVVMDIDVQGARQVRACQEPLLQEALVDVFVTPASLDELRERLQNRATDTQEVLALRMRNAEEEIAAWPEYAYLIPSGTPEEDFTTLVAIVQAELQRSTRWSSPSLASS, via the coding sequence ATGAATCCTGGCACCCTGGAACGCACCCACGGCCTCCTCGTGATGGTCTCCGGTCCATCGGGTTCAGGCAAGACCACCCTCTGCCGTCGACTACGAGACGAGGGAGGCGCCCTCTACTCCACCTCCTGCACCACCCGCCCTCGCCGGAAAGGCGAAGTGGATGGCGAGGACTACCATTTTCTCCAGCCAGACACCTTCCAGCAAATGGCGGCCGATGGCGCGCTTCTTGAGCACGCCGAAGTGCATGGGAATTTCTATGGCACCCTGAAGCAGCCCATTCTCGAAACGGTCTCCGAAGGGGGGATGGTCGTCATGGACATCGATGTGCAAGGGGCCCGCCAAGTGCGCGCCTGCCAAGAACCCCTGCTTCAGGAAGCGCTCGTGGATGTCTTCGTGACGCCCGCGAGCTTGGATGAACTTCGTGAGCGGCTGCAAAACCGCGCCACGGATACCCAGGAAGTCCTCGCCCTCCGCATGCGGAATGCCGAAGAGGAAATCGCTGCCTGGCCGGAATATGCCTATCTCATCCCCAGTGGCACGCCGGAGGAAGACTTCACCACCTTGGTCGCGATCGTCCAAGCCGAACTCCAGAGAAGCACCCGCTGGAGCAGCCCTTCGCTGGCAAGTTCATGA
- a CDS encoding flavoprotein: protein MKTIVLGITGSIAAYKAADLCSQLRQAGHEVHPVMTKDATEFLTPLTLQTLSRNPVTTSLYDERNTWHPGHIELADNADLLLVAPATANILAKMAQGLADDALTAIHLACRAPLVIAPAMNGKMWQHPATQANVEVLEARGARFLGPSEGMLACGYEGTGRLLPVEEILAEIERLLVE from the coding sequence ATGAAAACCATCGTGCTCGGCATCACCGGCTCCATCGCCGCCTACAAAGCAGCAGATTTGTGCAGCCAACTGCGGCAGGCAGGGCACGAAGTCCATCCCGTCATGACCAAGGACGCGACCGAGTTTCTCACCCCGCTGACCTTGCAAACGCTCTCGCGCAATCCGGTCACCACCAGCCTCTACGACGAGAGAAACACCTGGCACCCCGGGCACATCGAGCTCGCAGACAATGCCGATCTCTTGCTGGTGGCCCCGGCCACCGCCAACATCTTGGCAAAAATGGCCCAAGGCCTGGCCGACGACGCCCTCACTGCCATTCATCTGGCCTGCCGAGCCCCCCTCGTGATCGCCCCCGCCATGAATGGGAAAATGTGGCAACACCCCGCCACCCAGGCCAATGTGGAAGTGCTCGAAGCCCGTGGGGCCCGCTTCCTGGGACCCAGCGAAGGCATGCTGGCCTGTGGCTATGAGGGGACAGGCCGCCTTTTGCCCGTCGAGGAAATCCTGGCCGAAATCGAGCGCTTGCTCGTCGAGTAA
- a CDS encoding UbiA family prenyltransferase: MKVSILLRQARVHQWVKNALVLVPLLAKHAFTEGEVWRNSLLAALALSLVASATYILNDFFDLAKDRAHPDRRKRPLAAGEISVRQALAWAGLLLGSGLLVAALAGGWVLGLLLGYLAASGLYSWKLKEVAVVDTLLLSLFYNFRVVLGGVAAGIVLSEWLTIFIFFFFLSLAYAKRFGDITVTEGQATRYRRPYQESDQPYFLATGIACALLAIFSLVLYTQSEQASRLYGQPMALWGAILVLFAWTSRLWLQTARGQLHSDPVLAALRDPGSYLALLLLVPSFLLAQPL; this comes from the coding sequence GTGAAGGTTTCCATTCTCCTGCGACAAGCCCGGGTGCACCAATGGGTGAAGAACGCCCTCGTGCTGGTGCCCCTGCTGGCGAAGCACGCTTTCACGGAGGGGGAGGTGTGGAGAAACTCGCTCCTGGCGGCCCTGGCGCTCTCGCTGGTGGCCTCCGCCACCTACATTCTGAATGATTTTTTTGATCTCGCGAAGGACCGGGCCCACCCGGACCGGCGGAAGCGTCCTCTGGCCGCCGGGGAGATTTCGGTGCGGCAGGCGCTGGCATGGGCGGGGCTCTTGCTGGGGAGCGGCTTGCTGGTGGCGGCGCTGGCTGGGGGCTGGGTCCTGGGCTTGCTGCTGGGGTATTTGGCTGCAAGTGGTCTCTATTCTTGGAAGCTGAAGGAGGTGGCCGTGGTGGACACGCTCTTGCTTTCTCTTTTCTACAATTTCCGGGTGGTGCTCGGAGGAGTGGCCGCGGGAATCGTCTTGTCCGAGTGGCTGACCATCTTCATTTTCTTTTTCTTCCTGAGCCTGGCCTACGCCAAACGCTTTGGGGACATCACGGTGACCGAAGGCCAGGCCACCCGTTATCGTCGACCCTACCAGGAGTCGGACCAACCCTACTTTTTGGCGACCGGGATCGCTTGCGCGCTTTTGGCGATTTTCTCGCTCGTGCTCTACACCCAGTCAGAACAGGCCAGTCGGCTCTACGGCCAACCGATGGCTTTGTGGGGAGCGATCTTAGTCCTCTTCGCTTGGACTTCCCGCCTTTGGTTGCAAACGGCCCGGGGGCAACTGCATAGCGATCCGGTCCTTGCCGCGCTTCGTGACCCGGGCAGCTACCTCGCGCTCCTTCTTTTGGTCCCTTCCTTTCTGTTGGCACAGCCGCTCTAG
- a CDS encoding phosphopantothenoylcysteine decarboxylase, with the protein MPALRFFLLTMRLLVTAGPTREAIDPVRYLSNRSSGRMGYALAEAAQVAGHSVTLVSGPVGLAAPPGVELVSVASAEEMYQAVLERLPGLDAALLAAAVADYTPAAPSPQKIKKTGEPLALELIPTRDILGSLRAQGFQGILLGFAAETENLLANARQKLQQKGCDLLAANDVARADIGFESAENEMTVLFADPLRPPVRLAKADKRKIARELIGLCEECARERSL; encoded by the coding sequence TTGCCCGCCCTACGGTTTTTTCTTCTGACCATGCGCCTACTCGTGACAGCCGGCCCCACCCGCGAGGCCATCGATCCCGTGCGCTACTTGAGCAATCGCTCGAGCGGCCGCATGGGCTACGCCCTAGCCGAAGCGGCCCAAGTGGCGGGCCATTCGGTCACGCTGGTGAGCGGTCCGGTGGGTTTGGCTGCACCGCCTGGGGTGGAACTCGTCTCAGTGGCATCAGCCGAGGAGATGTATCAGGCCGTCCTCGAGCGCCTTCCCGGACTGGACGCCGCCCTTCTGGCGGCGGCCGTGGCCGACTACACCCCGGCCGCGCCCTCTCCTCAGAAGATCAAAAAAACCGGGGAACCCCTCGCGCTCGAACTCATCCCAACCAGGGACATCCTGGGCTCCCTTCGTGCCCAAGGCTTCCAGGGGATCCTGCTCGGCTTTGCGGCGGAGACTGAGAATCTCCTGGCCAATGCTCGCCAAAAATTACAGCAAAAAGGATGCGACCTCTTGGCCGCCAACGACGTCGCCCGCGCAGACATTGGCTTCGAGAGCGCCGAGAATGAAATGACGGTCCTCTTCGCCGACCCGCTTCGCCCTCCCGTGCGGCTGGCGAAAGCGGACAAGCGGAAGATTGCCCGCGAGCTCATCGGCCTGTGCGAAGAGTGCGCCCGCGAGCGCAGCCTTTGA
- a CDS encoding inositol monophosphatase family protein, whose translation MKEPLETAVQAAREAGAMLRSRFGGELKVDEASQYDIKLAIDVESQTLITGILLGAFPEHALYGEEGLAGDQGSPWQWIVDPIDGTVNYFYGIPHFCVSIALRHQGELILGVIYDPMLDELWTVKAGAATLLNGQPTTCSPRTEMAESLVTIGFSKSRKSIDEGMKRFDRVVRAVRKNRMLGSAALALTYIATGRLDAYVEEQISLWDVAAGKLMVEQSGGRCDLIPLPGQPDKYRIIATNGQIPIDELL comes from the coding sequence ATGAAGGAACCTCTCGAAACCGCCGTCCAGGCCGCCCGCGAGGCCGGGGCCATGTTGCGCAGCCGCTTTGGCGGGGAATTGAAAGTGGATGAGGCCTCCCAGTATGACATCAAGCTGGCCATCGACGTCGAAAGCCAGACCCTCATCACCGGCATCCTCTTAGGTGCCTTCCCCGAGCACGCGCTCTACGGCGAGGAAGGGCTGGCGGGTGACCAAGGCAGCCCGTGGCAATGGATCGTGGATCCCATCGATGGCACCGTGAACTACTTTTACGGCATCCCCCACTTCTGCGTCTCGATCGCACTTCGTCACCAGGGAGAGCTGATTCTGGGGGTCATCTACGACCCCATGTTGGACGAACTCTGGACCGTGAAGGCGGGCGCCGCCACCCTCTTGAATGGGCAGCCGACCACTTGCAGCCCCCGCACCGAGATGGCCGAATCCCTGGTCACGATTGGCTTCTCGAAATCACGCAAAAGCATCGATGAAGGCATGAAACGCTTTGATCGCGTCGTCCGCGCCGTCCGGAAAAACCGCATGCTCGGGAGCGCCGCCCTGGCCCTCACTTACATCGCCACCGGCCGACTCGATGCCTACGTGGAAGAGCAGATCAGCCTTTGGGACGTAGCCGCTGGCAAGCTCATGGTGGAGCAGTCCGGAGGCCGCTGCGACCTCATCCCGCTGCCCGGCCAGCCGGACAAATACCGCATCATTGCCACCAACGGCCAAATCCCCATCGATGAATTGCTTTGA
- the ispF gene encoding 2-C-methyl-D-erythritol 2,4-cyclodiphosphate synthase translates to MIRTGIGYDVHRFAEGRPLILAGVQFDHPVGLEGHSDADVLSHAIADALLGALGLPDIGHYFPPGDPACKNLSSLKILAKARALLDEQNGTLNNIDATLVAEAPKILPLADAMKAQLSAALALPVDRIGLKATTNEKMGFLGRAEGMAALAVATIEL, encoded by the coding sequence ATGATTAGAACGGGCATCGGCTACGACGTGCATCGCTTCGCCGAGGGGCGGCCCCTCATCCTGGCGGGCGTCCAATTTGACCACCCAGTGGGCTTGGAGGGCCATAGCGATGCTGACGTCCTCAGCCACGCCATCGCCGACGCCCTCCTGGGCGCCCTCGGCCTGCCGGACATCGGCCACTACTTCCCGCCCGGCGACCCCGCCTGCAAAAACCTCTCCTCCCTCAAAATCTTGGCCAAGGCCCGCGCCCTCCTCGACGAGCAAAACGGCACCCTCAACAACATCGACGCCACCCTCGTGGCGGAAGCACCCAAAATTCTTCCGCTGGCAGACGCCATGAAGGCCCAGCTCTCGGCTGCCCTCGCCCTCCCGGTCGACCGCATCGGCCTGAAAGCCACCACCAATGAAAAGATGGGCTTTCTCGGTCGCGCCGAAGGCATGGCCGCCCTGGCCGTGGCCACCATCGAACTCTGA
- a CDS encoding sulfatase — MQRIALLLVATLALLSPSAPAAAPAERPNVVFFSFDDLNDWINPMGYRQALTPNLDRLAERGVTFQNAHTPATYCAPARSAIFTGRYATTTGCYRAQVYFRENPEWVPLQLSFQRAGYRTFGTGKLFHHREGFIDQRGWDEFHVRNESQKLEGWPLNSWTEDTPLPEPFPASRYNQIKFKDNYENIPGGLFLEYGPIPNEQEPAMADTQRIDWACSILAQEHDAPFFLGVGIYAPHFPNYAPQKYFDLYQVEEIVLPPYKEGDLDDLPEKMRKQKIGRTKAHHARLEAWGLLEEAVLGYLACVTYADAMLGRVLDAIENGPHADNTAIVIWSDHGYHHGEKGDWGKHTLWERTSNVPFIWAGPGIAQGQEVAASVSLIDMYPTFVDLCGLAQDEGLEGISLAGVLRNPATAQDRDVFLPYLSPNGFAVINQQWRYIHYEDGSEELYHVQRDPHEWTNLAELPEYAPIKKQLHASAPQKRVPPGIDAPQLRLVLDGTAYSWKTK; from the coding sequence ATGCAAAGAATCGCGCTCCTTCTCGTAGCCACCTTGGCCCTGCTTAGCCCGTCCGCCCCCGCCGCCGCCCCTGCTGAAAGGCCGAACGTCGTCTTCTTCTCCTTCGACGACCTCAATGACTGGATCAATCCCATGGGCTACCGCCAAGCGCTCACGCCCAACCTGGATCGCTTGGCCGAGCGGGGCGTCACCTTCCAAAACGCCCACACCCCCGCCACCTACTGCGCCCCCGCCCGCAGCGCCATCTTCACGGGGCGCTACGCCACCACCACCGGCTGCTACCGGGCCCAGGTCTACTTCCGGGAAAACCCTGAATGGGTTCCCTTGCAGCTGAGCTTCCAACGCGCCGGCTACCGGACCTTCGGCACCGGAAAGCTCTTCCATCACCGGGAAGGCTTCATCGACCAACGGGGCTGGGATGAATTTCACGTCCGCAATGAATCCCAAAAGCTCGAGGGCTGGCCCCTGAACTCCTGGACCGAGGACACCCCCCTCCCCGAGCCCTTCCCGGCAAGCCGCTACAACCAAATCAAGTTCAAGGACAACTACGAAAACATCCCCGGCGGCCTCTTCTTGGAATATGGCCCCATCCCCAACGAGCAGGAGCCCGCCATGGCGGACACCCAGCGCATCGACTGGGCCTGCTCCATCCTGGCGCAGGAACACGACGCGCCCTTCTTCCTGGGCGTGGGCATCTATGCACCTCACTTCCCGAACTATGCCCCGCAGAAGTATTTCGATCTCTACCAGGTCGAGGAAATCGTCCTGCCCCCCTACAAGGAAGGCGATCTCGATGACCTCCCGGAAAAAATGCGAAAGCAGAAAATCGGTCGCACCAAAGCGCATCACGCCCGCCTGGAAGCGTGGGGGCTTTTGGAAGAAGCCGTTCTCGGTTACCTCGCCTGTGTCACCTACGCCGACGCCATGTTGGGCCGCGTCCTCGATGCCATTGAAAACGGTCCCCACGCGGACAACACCGCCATCGTCATCTGGAGTGACCACGGCTACCACCACGGTGAGAAAGGAGACTGGGGAAAGCACACCCTCTGGGAACGCACCTCGAACGTTCCCTTCATCTGGGCCGGACCCGGCATCGCCCAAGGCCAAGAAGTCGCCGCCAGCGTCAGCCTGATCGACATGTATCCCACCTTCGTCGACCTCTGCGGCCTGGCCCAGGACGAGGGGCTGGAAGGCATCAGCTTGGCGGGCGTCTTACGAAATCCCGCTACCGCGCAAGACCGCGATGTCTTCCTCCCCTACCTCAGCCCGAACGGCTTCGCCGTCATCAACCAGCAGTGGCGCTACATCCACTACGAAGACGGATCGGAAGAACTCTACCACGTCCAGAGAGACCCGCACGAATGGACGAACCTGGCCGAGCTTCCCGAATACGCGCCCATCAAAAAACAGCTCCACGCCAGTGCGCCACAGAAGCGAGTTCCCCCCGGCATCGACGCCCCCCAGCTACGGCTCGTCCTGGACGGCACCGCCTACTCCTGGAAGACCAAGTGA
- a CDS encoding type II toxin-antitoxin system RelE/ParE family toxin, translating into MIRSFAGQETERLFQGERVRKLPPDIQRTALRKLVQLDAVTELLQLRVPPGNRLEALKGKRAGQHSIRVNDHWRVCFRWEEDGPHDVEIVDYH; encoded by the coding sequence ATGATCCGATCCTTTGCCGGTCAGGAGACAGAGCGACTCTTCCAGGGGGAGAGAGTCCGCAAGCTGCCTCCCGACATTCAGCGAACCGCCCTGCGAAAGCTCGTGCAGCTCGATGCGGTGACGGAGCTGCTACAACTGCGAGTGCCGCCGGGAAATCGACTGGAGGCGCTCAAGGGCAAGCGGGCAGGGCAGCACTCCATCCGAGTGAACGACCACTGGCGAGTCTGCTTTCGTTGGGAAGAGGACGGGCCGCACGACGTAGAAATCGTAGATTACCACTAA
- a CDS encoding HigA family addiction module antitoxin produces the protein MKTAERHTPIHPGEVLREDFLVPLGLSEYGLAKAIGVPARRINEIVKGKRALTADTALRLSRFFPWPAEVWMNLQAGYERRKVEAEMAEALEAIAPCDLLAP, from the coding sequence ATGAAGACCGCAGAACGTCACACTCCCATCCATCCCGGCGAAGTGCTAAGGGAGGATTTTCTCGTTCCTCTTGGGCTTTCAGAATACGGCCTAGCCAAGGCGATCGGGGTGCCTGCGCGTCGGATCAATGAGATTGTGAAAGGCAAGCGAGCCTTGACGGCAGACACCGCGCTTCGTCTCTCCCGGTTCTTTCCGTGGCCTGCGGAAGTCTGGATGAACCTGCAAGCGGGTTATGAGCGGAGGAAGGTTGAGGCAGAGATGGCCGAGGCACTAGAAGCCATCGCGCCCTGCGATCTGCTTGCCCCTTAG
- a CDS encoding HAD hydrolase-like protein, with amino-acid sequence MKRLFLLDIDCTLVNTGGAGLRAIQQAFLDVFELDPSEAPTLDLAGSTDRGILRNYLAETARAETSELRAQFFESYLPQLQANLAPEDHGGKVLAGVPELLRELAADPEHTLGLLTGNVAKGADIKLRRYGLDPWFSFGAFGDDHWDRNQLGPIALERAREKTGHSFSSEQTYVVGDTPKDIACGKAFGAITVAVATGNFTEAELQAHEPDFVLSSLVEFQKRVLVGSDRME; translated from the coding sequence GTGAAGCGTCTTTTTCTCCTAGATATCGACTGCACGCTGGTCAACACCGGCGGGGCCGGGCTGCGGGCCATCCAGCAGGCCTTCCTCGACGTCTTTGAACTCGATCCCTCGGAGGCCCCGACCTTGGACTTGGCGGGCTCGACCGACCGCGGGATTCTGCGAAATTATCTCGCGGAGACCGCTCGCGCGGAAACCTCGGAGCTGAGAGCTCAGTTTTTCGAAAGCTACCTCCCGCAGCTCCAGGCCAACTTGGCGCCGGAGGACCATGGTGGGAAAGTGCTGGCCGGCGTTCCCGAATTGCTGAGGGAGTTGGCGGCTGATCCCGAGCACACGCTGGGTCTCCTAACCGGCAATGTGGCCAAGGGAGCGGACATCAAGCTCCGGCGCTATGGCCTCGACCCCTGGTTTTCCTTCGGCGCTTTTGGGGACGATCATTGGGACCGCAACCAGCTGGGGCCGATCGCCCTGGAGCGAGCCCGGGAAAAAACCGGACATTCCTTTTCGTCTGAACAGACCTACGTCGTGGGGGATACGCCCAAGGACATCGCCTGCGGAAAAGCCTTCGGCGCGATCACGGTGGCGGTGGCCACAGGCAACTTCACGGAGGCCGAGCTCCAGGCCCATGAGCCGGACTTTGTCTTGTCTAGTCTGGTGGAATTCCAAAAAAGGGTCTTGGTGGGAAGCGACCGGATGGAGTAG
- the infC gene encoding translation initiation factor IF-3 encodes MNERIRSPKVRVIWGATGEQLGVMNTKEAVVKAKAVGLDLVEVVSNVDPPVCRIVDYGKFKYEQSKQTKERNKGKTATKMKEVKFRVRIDTHDYNIKLSRAEEFLSHGHKVRLQLQFRGREMAHKNLGVELMERVCQDLKTMAHIDVEPRLQGRQVVAITSPLSKDKQVRKFKVEVPDDYVDEDDEEEEEDELHEEEASADKSSGRS; translated from the coding sequence ATGAACGAACGCATCCGCTCGCCCAAAGTCCGCGTCATCTGGGGGGCTACCGGAGAGCAGCTCGGGGTCATGAACACCAAGGAAGCCGTGGTGAAGGCGAAAGCCGTCGGCCTCGACCTGGTGGAGGTGGTCAGCAACGTCGACCCGCCCGTCTGCCGCATCGTCGATTACGGCAAGTTCAAATACGAGCAGTCCAAGCAGACCAAAGAGCGCAACAAGGGCAAGACCGCCACCAAGATGAAGGAGGTGAAGTTCCGCGTCCGGATCGACACCCACGACTACAACATCAAGCTCTCGCGCGCCGAGGAGTTCCTGAGCCATGGTCATAAAGTGCGCTTGCAGCTCCAGTTCCGAGGGCGGGAAATGGCCCACAAGAATCTCGGCGTGGAACTCATGGAGCGGGTCTGCCAAGACCTCAAAACCATGGCCCACATCGATGTGGAGCCGCGGCTTCAGGGACGGCAAGTCGTCGCCATCACCTCCCCGCTCTCGAAAGACAAGCAGGTGCGGAAGTTCAAGGTGGAAGTCCCGGACGACTACGTGGACGAGGACGATGAGGAGGAGGAAGAAGACGAGCTGCACGAAGAGGAGGCCTCGGCCGACAAATCTTCAGGCCGATCCTGA
- the thrS gene encoding threonine--tRNA ligase has translation MASEASQRKTLEERSQISDLARLRHSAAHVLATAILRIWPEAQLAAGPPVENGFYYDIDLAHRLTPDDFPKIEAEMKKEVKANHPFQRETLTRAQAIEMAEKGSLGALGERSVPSTFKRDLIDDIPEGEELSLYRNGDFVDLCAGPHVGRTGNCKAFKIMSVASAFYKGDSSKPQLQRIYGTCFKNRTQLDEYLVQLEEAKKRDHRKLGKEMDLFHIDEEVGQGLVLWMPKGAILRDQLQRFITEELDKQGYAQVYTPHIGKLGLFRTSGHFPYYQDSQYPPIIERDAMKALADENTSCAELSNLLEDGEIDGFLLKPMNCPGHIKIYAARPHSYRDLPVRIAEFGTVYRWEQSGELGGLTRVRSFTQDDAHLFCLPDQLEEEIQGCLSLVKKVLSTLGMTEYRVRVSLRDPDSSKYVGDPENWDKAEAALRKAAGTLDVPFTEEPGEAAFYGPKIDFVVRDVIGREWQLGTVQVDYNLPERFDIHYIGADNERHRPVLIHRAPFGSLERFTGVLIEHFAGHFPVWLAPEQVRVLPISDKTLDFAQEAEAALKDAGVRVTLDSAAEKIGAKIRLAQLDRVPYMLIIGPKEAEANSVSIRHSRRGDEGAKPLSEFVDQVLMEVTERTL, from the coding sequence ATGGCAAGCGAGGCTTCTCAGCGCAAAACTCTCGAAGAGCGATCCCAAATATCCGACCTCGCACGCCTGCGTCACAGCGCAGCGCACGTGCTCGCGACTGCCATTCTCCGAATTTGGCCCGAGGCCCAGCTCGCAGCGGGCCCCCCAGTGGAGAATGGCTTCTACTACGACATCGATCTCGCGCATCGCCTCACCCCCGACGATTTCCCGAAAATCGAGGCCGAGATGAAAAAGGAGGTCAAGGCCAACCACCCCTTCCAGCGCGAGACCCTGACCCGGGCCCAAGCCATCGAAATGGCGGAAAAGGGCAGCTTGGGCGCGTTGGGTGAGCGCTCAGTGCCGAGCACCTTCAAGCGCGATCTCATCGACGACATTCCCGAGGGCGAAGAACTCTCCCTCTACCGCAACGGGGACTTCGTCGATCTCTGCGCCGGACCGCACGTCGGCCGCACCGGCAATTGCAAGGCCTTCAAAATCATGAGCGTGGCGAGCGCGTTTTACAAAGGCGATTCTTCGAAACCACAGCTCCAGCGGATCTACGGGACCTGCTTCAAAAACCGGACCCAGCTCGACGAATACCTCGTCCAATTGGAGGAAGCCAAAAAGCGGGATCACCGCAAGCTCGGGAAGGAGATGGACCTCTTCCACATCGACGAAGAAGTCGGACAAGGACTGGTGCTCTGGATGCCCAAAGGGGCCATCCTGCGAGATCAGCTCCAGCGCTTCATCACCGAAGAACTCGACAAGCAAGGCTACGCGCAAGTCTACACGCCTCACATCGGCAAGCTGGGACTCTTTCGAACTTCGGGGCACTTTCCCTACTACCAAGACTCCCAATATCCCCCGATCATTGAGCGGGATGCCATGAAGGCGCTCGCCGATGAGAATACGAGCTGCGCCGAACTCAGCAATCTGCTCGAGGACGGGGAGATCGATGGCTTCTTGCTCAAGCCGATGAATTGTCCGGGCCACATTAAGATTTATGCCGCCCGCCCGCACTCCTATCGTGACTTGCCCGTCCGGATCGCGGAATTTGGGACCGTCTACCGCTGGGAGCAGAGTGGCGAATTGGGGGGCCTGACCCGCGTGCGGAGCTTTACCCAAGATGATGCCCATTTGTTTTGCTTGCCCGATCAGTTGGAAGAAGAGATTCAAGGCTGTCTCTCTTTGGTCAAAAAGGTGCTCAGCACCCTGGGAATGACGGAATACCGGGTCCGGGTGAGCCTGCGGGATCCGGACTCTTCCAAATATGTGGGTGACCCGGAGAACTGGGACAAAGCGGAGGCAGCCCTGCGCAAAGCCGCTGGCACGCTCGATGTGCCCTTTACCGAGGAGCCAGGCGAGGCCGCCTTCTATGGCCCCAAGATCGACTTCGTGGTGAGGGATGTCATTGGTCGCGAATGGCAGCTCGGCACCGTGCAAGTGGACTACAACCTCCCGGAGCGCTTCGACATTCACTACATCGGTGCCGACAATGAGCGACATCGCCCCGTGCTCATCCACCGCGCTCCCTTCGGCTCGCTGGAGCGGTTTACGGGGGTGCTCATCGAGCACTTTGCTGGTCACTTCCCGGTTTGGCTGGCGCCGGAGCAAGTGCGGGTCCTGCCCATTTCCGACAAGACGCTGGACTTCGCGCAAGAGGCCGAGGCGGCTCTCAAGGATGCCGGCGTCCGAGTGACCCTCGACTCGGCGGCCGAAAAGATTGGCGCAAAGATTCGCCTTGCCCAGCTCGATCGAGTTCCCTATATGTTGATTATTGGCCCCAAGGAAGCCGAGGCCAACTCGGTTTCCATCCGTCACAGCCGACGCGGTGACGAGGGAGCCAAGCCTCTTTCTGAATTTGTCGATCAAGTCCTCATGGAAGTCACCGAGCGCACGCTTTGA